A section of the Oncorhynchus gorbuscha isolate QuinsamMale2020 ecotype Even-year linkage group LG06, OgorEven_v1.0, whole genome shotgun sequence genome encodes:
- the LOC124037226 gene encoding dickkopf-related protein 1-like, with amino-acid sequence MPNLPFGRFMAIYLTLFGYLGDAYAGAVLLNSNAIKNLPGVTDTVSRSPRPSSSGNDGQKAVVDTLQPTCTYNAECGADEFCNGIRGACLPCRKTRKRCARDSMCCAGKRCINGVCQASDQDAETAVTTSVENRQNNTMEHYGKRLPLPQGQHSVKGREGDNCLRSSDCSEGLCCARHFWSRICKPVLTEGQMCTHHRRKGGHGLELFQRCDCGGGLSCRLERGEKDTGVSRTAVRNLHTCQRR; translated from the exons ATGCCTAATCTGCCATTTGGTCGTTTTATGGCCATATATCTCACGCTGTTTGGATACCTTGGGGATGCTTACGCTGGGGCTGTTTTACTGAACTCTAATGCCATCAAGAATTTGCCCGGTGTCACTGACACGGTTAGCCGGAGCCCACGTCCTTCTTCTTCAGGTAATGACGGACAGAAGGCAGTCGTGGACACTTTGCAG CCTACTTGCACATACAATGCTGAGTGTGGGGCCGATGAATTCTGCAACGGTATCCGAGGCGCGTGTCTCCCATGCCGAAAGACCCGGAAGCGGTGCGCAAGAGATTCTATGTGCTGCGCCGGGAAGCGCTGCATCAATG GTGTTTGTCAGGCCAGTGATCAAGATGCTGAAACCGCAGTCACTACCAGTGTTGAGAATAGGCAGAACAACACCATGGAACACTATGGCAAGAGACTGCCTCTGCCCCAAGGTCAACATTCTGTAAAAG GTCGGGAAGGTGACAACTGCCTAAGGTCCTCCGACTGCTCTGAGGGTCTGTGCTGTGCACGCCACTTCTGGTCTCGTATCTGTAAGCCGGTGCTGACGGAGGGCCAGATGTGCACGCATCACCGTAGGAAAGGCGGCCATGGCCTGGAGCTCTTCCAGCGCTGCGACTGTGGAGGTGGCCTCTCATgcagactagagagaggagagaaagacaccGGAGTCAGCAGGACGGCAGTGCGGAACCTGCATACCTGCCAGAGACGCTGA